The Paraburkholderia sp. ZP32-5 genome includes a window with the following:
- a CDS encoding GntR family transcriptional regulator, protein MTSASEDRWRDLRPDPENDTPLYLQLARKLGSAIHENRWNAGEALPSERVLSEALGVSRITSRKAIALLVEQGLIRRTQGAGSFITPRYEDPLSRLSSFSEMLRRRGFTPSSKWLSREISPANRDEVIQLGLSPAAAVTRLRRLRLADGIVMAVENSTFPAAVIPDPQAIGDSLYSYLETRGLTIVRALQHFRAVNASDEIAQQMSIAPNEALLLITRVGYTADQRAIELTDTYCRNDYYDFVAELRK, encoded by the coding sequence ATGACCTCTGCCTCGGAAGACCGCTGGCGCGATCTGCGCCCGGACCCGGAAAACGACACGCCGCTCTATCTGCAACTTGCCCGCAAGCTTGGCAGCGCGATCCACGAAAACCGCTGGAACGCCGGCGAGGCGTTGCCGTCGGAGCGGGTGCTGTCGGAGGCGCTCGGCGTATCGCGCATTACTTCGCGCAAGGCGATCGCGCTGCTGGTCGAGCAGGGTTTGATCCGCCGCACCCAGGGCGCGGGCAGCTTTATCACGCCGCGCTATGAAGATCCGCTGTCGCGTCTGTCGAGCTTCAGCGAAATGCTGCGGCGGCGCGGCTTCACGCCGAGTTCGAAATGGCTGTCGCGCGAGATTTCGCCGGCCAATCGCGACGAGGTGATCCAGCTCGGTCTGTCGCCGGCCGCGGCGGTGACGCGGCTGCGCCGCTTGCGTCTGGCCGACGGCATCGTGATGGCGGTCGAGAATTCGACATTCCCGGCCGCGGTGATTCCGGATCCGCAAGCCATCGGCGATTCGCTTTATTCGTATCTGGAAACGCGCGGCCTGACGATCGTGCGCGCGTTGCAGCATTTCCGCGCGGTCAACGCGAGCGACGAGATCGCGCAACAGATGAGCATTGCGCCCAACGAAGCGCTGTTGCTGATCACGCGTGTCGGCTATACGGCGGATCAGCGGGCGATCGAGTTGACCGATACCTACTGTCGCAACGATTACTACGATTTCGTCGCGGAACTAAGAAAGTAA
- a CDS encoding ABC transporter substrate-binding protein, producing MKTPADRLLASQAALNATRLTADAYGNHALDEFAAGRLTRRELLRYASVIGLSFAGSGLFGVSRAQAQGAAGTSAASNQTIRVAHLTPAGAVDPLTVTDAASLALLNQTGEFLIDDDGEKLQLKPALALSWKPNDKGDVWTFKLRQNVKFHDGQSFGAKDVVATFDRLADPASGSAALSVLKGVLSKGGAKLVDEHTVEFHLDAPNGNFPYYVSSDNYNAVILPANYAGNYEKSFIGTGPFRFEKYQPKVGASFVRNPDYWGEKALPQRVQFTFYADEQAQLLALQGHQADVMGTFTVQGGIGILNNPDYKAVGVKSSAHRQIHMRNDSPLFKDKRVRQALALSLDRDVIVRGLFKGRAQLGNDSPFAPVFPSSDAGVPQRKIDIAKAKQLLAQAGVPNGFDVTLTTEKYMEIPDLAVVVQNAAKAIGVRINLKIESQSLYYGSGTPGKSDWLDSPLGITDYGHRGVPNVFLNAPLTSNGTWNAAHFKNPQYDQLVAQFVAAIDLTSQRKIAGDIQRLLLDETPVIIPFFYDQLIAMRKGVNGVRFTALAQLYFDRATLSA from the coding sequence ATGAAAACACCCGCGGACCGACTTCTCGCCTCCCAAGCCGCACTCAACGCAACCCGCCTCACCGCCGATGCCTATGGCAATCACGCCCTCGACGAATTCGCCGCCGGCCGCCTGACGCGCCGCGAACTGCTGCGCTATGCGAGCGTAATCGGCCTGTCGTTCGCGGGCAGCGGGCTGTTCGGCGTCTCGCGAGCGCAGGCGCAAGGCGCCGCGGGGACCTCGGCCGCATCGAACCAGACGATCCGCGTCGCGCATCTGACGCCGGCCGGCGCGGTCGACCCGCTCACGGTGACCGACGCCGCGAGCCTCGCGCTGCTGAACCAGACCGGCGAATTCCTGATCGACGACGACGGCGAAAAGCTGCAGTTGAAACCGGCGCTCGCGCTGTCGTGGAAGCCGAACGACAAGGGCGACGTGTGGACCTTCAAGCTGCGCCAGAACGTCAAGTTTCACGACGGCCAGAGCTTCGGCGCGAAAGACGTAGTGGCCACCTTCGACCGTCTCGCCGATCCGGCCAGCGGCTCGGCCGCGCTGTCGGTGCTGAAGGGCGTGCTGTCGAAAGGCGGCGCGAAGCTCGTCGACGAACACACGGTCGAATTTCATCTGGACGCGCCGAACGGCAACTTTCCATACTACGTTTCCTCGGACAATTACAACGCGGTGATCCTGCCCGCCAATTACGCGGGCAATTACGAAAAGAGCTTTATCGGCACCGGTCCGTTCCGCTTCGAGAAGTATCAGCCGAAGGTCGGCGCGTCGTTCGTGCGCAACCCGGATTACTGGGGTGAGAAAGCGTTACCGCAACGCGTACAGTTCACCTTCTATGCGGACGAGCAGGCGCAACTGCTCGCACTGCAAGGCCACCAGGCCGACGTGATGGGCACCTTCACCGTGCAGGGCGGCATAGGCATCCTGAACAATCCGGACTACAAGGCGGTTGGCGTGAAGTCGAGCGCGCATCGGCAGATTCACATGCGCAACGACAGTCCGTTGTTTAAAGACAAGCGGGTGCGTCAGGCGCTTGCGCTGTCGCTCGATCGCGACGTGATCGTGCGCGGTCTCTTCAAGGGCCGCGCGCAGTTGGGCAACGACAGTCCGTTCGCGCCGGTGTTTCCGTCCTCGGATGCAGGCGTGCCGCAACGCAAGATCGACATCGCGAAGGCGAAGCAGTTGCTCGCGCAGGCCGGCGTGCCGAACGGCTTCGACGTCACGCTGACCACCGAAAAGTACATGGAGATTCCCGACCTCGCGGTGGTCGTGCAGAACGCCGCGAAGGCGATCGGCGTGCGCATCAATCTGAAGATCGAAAGCCAGTCGCTCTATTACGGCTCGGGCACACCGGGCAAATCCGACTGGCTCGACTCGCCGCTCGGCATCACCGACTACGGTCATCGCGGCGTGCCGAACGTGTTCCTGAATGCGCCGCTGACGAGCAACGGCACGTGGAATGCCGCGCACTTCAAGAACCCGCAATACGATCAACTGGTCGCGCAATTCGTCGCGGCCATCGACCTCACGTCGCAACGCAAAATCGCCGGCGACATTCAACGGCTGCTGCTCGATGAAACACCGGTGATCATTCCGTTCTTCTACGATCAGCTGATCGCGATGCGCAAGGGCGTGAACGGCGTGCGCTTCACCGCGCTCGCGCAGTTGTATTTCGATCGCGCGACGCTGAGCGCGTAA
- a CDS encoding cupin domain-containing protein, which produces MSQDHEHPHYRAEHEATDGTAHIDWREHGVKVIRGDQLDTNTAQTPGMNRAAAINAARVGAQKIWAGTVTIHPNAKTGAHHHGALESVIYVVRGQARMRWGEQLEFTAEAGPGDFIFVPPYVPHQEINASTDEPLECVLVRSDNEAVVVNLNIDAVEQPETVYWVDPIHKHPHDH; this is translated from the coding sequence ATGAGCCAGGATCACGAACACCCGCATTACCGGGCCGAGCACGAGGCCACCGACGGCACCGCTCACATCGACTGGCGCGAGCACGGCGTGAAGGTCATCCGCGGCGATCAGCTCGACACCAACACCGCGCAGACGCCGGGCATGAACCGTGCGGCGGCGATCAACGCGGCGCGGGTCGGCGCGCAGAAGATCTGGGCCGGCACCGTGACGATCCATCCGAATGCGAAGACCGGCGCGCATCATCATGGCGCGCTCGAAAGCGTGATCTACGTGGTGCGCGGCCAGGCGCGCATGCGCTGGGGCGAGCAGCTCGAATTCACCGCCGAAGCCGGGCCGGGCGACTTCATCTTCGTGCCGCCGTATGTGCCGCATCAGGAGATCAACGCGAGCACCGACGAGCCGCTCGAATGCGTGCTGGTGCGCAGCGACAATGAAGCGGTCGTGGTCAATCTGAACATCGACGCGGTCGAGCAGCCCGAAACGGTCTACTGGGTCGATCCGATTCACAAGCATCCGCACGATCACTAA
- a CDS encoding ABC transporter permease: protein MSAPAPSPASATSRTPRAANGNAGRVASFVATRVGLSLITLWLLSLIVFAGGQLLPGDIGRAVLGPLADARAVAALNHQLGADRPLLTQYVDWITHFVRGNMGLSYAYREPVGPFIADALAHSAKLGLLAFCVVVPLGIAGGVWSAMHAGRWLDRTISIAGLSATVVPEFVSSIVLILVFGVWLRWLPIEASYPPDAGVLEQLRHLVLPVLPLVLVFFGYIARMARAGTVEALDADYTRTAILKGLPRHLVIWRHVLRNALLPTITVAATQLGYMIGGLVVVETLFHYQGIGSLIYNAAKAKDFPMLEAGVLTIGVVYTLANLVADALHVLLNPRLRVRSAE, encoded by the coding sequence ATGTCGGCCCCGGCGCCCTCCCCCGCATCCGCAACATCCCGCACACCGCGCGCGGCAAACGGCAACGCCGGCCGTGTCGCGAGTTTTGTCGCGACGCGCGTCGGACTGTCGCTGATCACGCTGTGGCTGCTGTCGCTGATCGTGTTCGCGGGCGGCCAGTTGCTGCCCGGCGATATCGGCCGCGCGGTGCTCGGACCGCTCGCCGACGCGCGCGCGGTCGCCGCGCTCAATCATCAGCTCGGCGCGGACCGGCCGCTTCTGACGCAGTACGTCGACTGGATCACGCATTTCGTGCGCGGCAACATGGGGCTGTCGTATGCGTACCGCGAACCGGTCGGACCGTTTATCGCCGACGCGCTTGCGCATTCGGCGAAGCTCGGTCTGCTCGCGTTCTGCGTGGTCGTGCCGCTCGGTATCGCGGGCGGCGTGTGGTCGGCGATGCACGCGGGACGCTGGCTCGATCGCACGATCAGCATCGCCGGTTTGTCGGCGACCGTGGTGCCGGAGTTCGTGTCGTCGATCGTGCTGATTCTGGTGTTCGGCGTGTGGCTGCGCTGGCTGCCGATCGAGGCGTCGTATCCGCCCGATGCGGGCGTGCTCGAACAGTTGCGGCATCTGGTGCTGCCGGTCCTGCCGCTGGTGCTGGTGTTCTTCGGCTATATCGCGCGGATGGCGCGCGCCGGCACCGTCGAAGCGCTCGATGCCGACTACACGCGCACCGCGATCCTGAAGGGCCTGCCGCGCCATCTGGTGATCTGGCGGCACGTGCTGCGCAACGCGCTGCTGCCGACCATCACGGTGGCCGCGACACAACTCGGCTATATGATCGGCGGGCTGGTGGTGGTCGAGACTCTGTTCCACTACCAGGGCATCGGCTCGCTGATCTACAACGCGGCCAAGGCGAAAGACTTTCCGATGCTCGAAGCCGGCGTGCTGACGATCGGCGTCGTCTATACGCTCGCGAATCTGGTGGCCGATGCGTTGCACGTGCTGCTCAATCCGCGGCTGCGGGTCAGGAGCGCCGAATGA
- a CDS encoding ABC transporter ATP-binding protein has product MSAAPPGSFAMFDVSKSDRADALTIVGLTVTYQIRGRDREVLQDVSFRVRRGEAYGLVGESGCGKSTVAMATLRYLPRNGKVKAGKIVIAGEDVQKLGADALRRMRATTISMVYQDPARALNPSLTIARQVSEAFEAAGVARDEALQRTLDMLKRVRIGEPERVMDSYPHQLSGGMQQRVVIAMALASNPALLILDEPTTGLDATVEAEVLDLIAQLREELGTAVLFISHNLAVIGRMCERIGVLYAGKLVEEGATRDVFARPRHPYTVGLLRCLPTAGRSKDTERLDTIAGSLPPPGSVTQGCIYAERCRLADDRCRRDAPPPYRLTAAHGDQMARCHYHERAVELPRAVVMHAPAASAGSATSVASASTASTTLDASRESPHSRPVLRARNLSKTFHASGVPLRAVDDVSLDLASGETLGLVGESGSGKTTLARLMLGLLTPDAGSVLELNGAPLAARVTRRSDEQLKSMQIVFQNPDSALNRAHSIKRLIGRALTRFTALRGETADARVATLSDAVRLPQRYLDARSRQLSGGLKQRVAIARAFAGEPRVVVCDEPTSSLDVSVQAAILNLLADLQRERDVSYVFISHDLHVVRYVSDRIAVLYLGRLLEIGPAAAVFDGPQHPYTEALLSAVPTLNGHDMLVDSRGEQGDRQPAVRTRIRLDGEPPGASAMPSGCVFHTRCPRKLGAICEQQDPPFLDADSNVDEPRAHRIRCHIPVETLRELQAASRDSTANQPTDDGTSDDSTHHAP; this is encoded by the coding sequence ATGAGTGCAGCGCCGCCCGGCTCGTTTGCAATGTTCGACGTGTCGAAGAGCGACCGCGCCGATGCGTTGACCATCGTCGGTCTGACTGTCACGTACCAGATCCGCGGACGCGATCGCGAAGTGCTGCAGGACGTGTCGTTTCGCGTGCGGCGTGGAGAAGCGTACGGACTCGTCGGCGAGTCGGGCTGCGGCAAGTCGACGGTCGCGATGGCGACGCTGCGCTATCTGCCTCGCAACGGCAAGGTGAAGGCGGGCAAGATCGTGATCGCCGGCGAGGATGTGCAGAAGCTCGGCGCCGATGCGCTGCGCCGCATGCGCGCGACGACGATCTCGATGGTCTACCAGGATCCGGCGCGCGCACTGAATCCGTCACTGACGATCGCGCGACAGGTCTCCGAAGCATTTGAAGCAGCAGGTGTCGCGCGCGACGAAGCGCTGCAACGCACGCTCGATATGTTGAAGCGCGTGCGCATCGGCGAGCCCGAGCGCGTGATGGATAGCTATCCGCATCAACTGTCGGGCGGCATGCAGCAGCGCGTCGTGATCGCGATGGCGCTCGCGTCGAACCCCGCGCTGCTGATTCTCGATGAGCCGACCACCGGACTCGACGCGACCGTCGAAGCGGAAGTGCTCGATCTGATCGCGCAACTGCGCGAGGAACTCGGCACCGCGGTGCTGTTCATCAGCCATAACCTCGCGGTGATCGGCCGCATGTGCGAGCGCATCGGCGTGCTGTACGCGGGCAAGCTGGTCGAGGAAGGCGCGACGCGCGACGTGTTCGCGCGGCCGCGCCATCCCTATACGGTCGGACTGCTGCGCTGCCTGCCGACGGCCGGACGCAGCAAGGACACCGAGCGGCTCGATACGATCGCGGGCAGCCTGCCGCCGCCGGGCTCGGTCACGCAGGGCTGCATTTACGCGGAGCGCTGCCGTCTCGCGGATGATCGTTGCCGCCGCGATGCGCCGCCGCCTTATCGGCTGACGGCCGCGCATGGGGATCAGATGGCGCGTTGCCATTACCACGAACGGGCGGTGGAGTTGCCGCGTGCGGTGGTGATGCACGCGCCGGCGGCTTCGGCGGGTTCCGCAACTTCGGTGGCTTCGGCTTCGACGGCTTCCACGACTCTGGACGCCTCGCGCGAATCCCCGCATTCCAGACCCGTACTGCGCGCGCGCAATCTGTCGAAAACGTTCCACGCTTCCGGCGTACCGCTGCGCGCGGTCGACGACGTATCGCTCGATCTCGCCAGCGGCGAGACACTTGGCCTCGTCGGCGAATCGGGCAGCGGCAAGACAACGCTCGCGCGGCTGATGCTCGGCCTGCTCACGCCCGATGCGGGCAGCGTGCTCGAACTCAATGGCGCGCCGCTCGCCGCGCGCGTCACGCGCCGCAGCGACGAGCAGTTGAAGTCGATGCAGATCGTGTTCCAGAACCCGGACTCGGCGCTCAACCGCGCGCACTCGATCAAGCGGCTGATCGGCCGCGCGCTCACGCGTTTCACCGCGTTGCGCGGCGAAACGGCCGACGCGCGGGTCGCCACGCTGAGCGACGCGGTGCGGCTGCCGCAACGCTATCTCGACGCGCGGTCGCGGCAGTTGTCGGGCGGCCTCAAGCAGCGCGTCGCGATTGCCCGCGCGTTTGCCGGCGAACCGCGCGTGGTGGTCTGCGACGAACCGACGTCATCGCTCGACGTATCGGTGCAGGCCGCGATCCTGAACCTGCTCGCCGATCTGCAACGCGAGCGTGATGTCAGCTATGTGTTCATCTCGCACGATCTGCACGTGGTGCGCTATGTGTCCGATCGGATCGCGGTGCTCTATCTCGGCCGCTTGCTGGAGATCGGACCCGCCGCCGCAGTGTTCGACGGACCCCAGCATCCTTATACCGAGGCGTTGCTGTCGGCGGTGCCGACGTTGAACGGCCATGACATGCTCGTGGACTCGCGCGGCGAGCAAGGCGATCGTCAGCCAGCAGTGCGTACGCGTATTCGTCTCGACGGCGAGCCGCCCGGCGCGAGCGCGATGCCGTCGGGCTGCGTATTTCATACGCGCTGTCCGCGCAAGCTCGGCGCGATCTGCGAGCAGCAGGACCCGCCGTTTCTCGATGCGGACAGCAATGTCGACGAGCCGCGTGCGCATCGAATCCGCTGTCATATTCCTGTCGAGACGCTGCGCGAACTGCAAGCGGCTTCACGCGATAGCACCGCGAACCAGCCAACCGACGACGGCACCTCCGACGACTCGACCCATCACGCGCCATAG
- a CDS encoding ABC transporter permease, whose protein sequence is MSTTAPPSMPPPPTSSSMRDAPAEPRFPRLGLLLRSPTFIVGTLIVVWWIGCAIAGPWLVHLDPYASDPLNSLTPPDRTHWFGTDQLGRDVFSRVIVGARDILTIAPLATLLGTIAGTALGLLVGYFEGWVDNVVGRMIDAVLALPLVIVALLALAAVGASNLTVILVIGITFTPITARTVRAAVFTERHLDYVAAAQLRGERAPYIMFVEILPNVLPPIIVEATVRLGYAIFAVATLSFLGFGIQPPSADWGLALSESYTLMAGGAWWTVVFAAGAIASLVVGVNLVADGVQGVLDQ, encoded by the coding sequence ATGAGCACAACCGCGCCGCCCAGCATGCCGCCACCGCCGACCTCTTCTTCGATGCGAGACGCCCCCGCCGAGCCGCGCTTCCCTCGCCTCGGTCTGTTGCTGCGCTCGCCGACCTTCATCGTGGGCACACTGATCGTCGTGTGGTGGATCGGCTGCGCGATCGCCGGACCGTGGCTCGTGCATCTCGATCCCTACGCCTCCGATCCGTTGAACTCGCTGACGCCACCCGACCGCACGCACTGGTTCGGCACCGATCAGCTCGGCCGCGACGTGTTCTCGCGCGTGATCGTCGGCGCGCGCGACATCCTGACGATCGCGCCGCTCGCGACGCTGCTCGGGACGATCGCGGGCACCGCGCTCGGTCTGCTGGTCGGCTACTTCGAAGGCTGGGTCGACAACGTGGTGGGCCGCATGATCGACGCGGTGCTCGCGCTGCCGCTCGTGATCGTCGCGCTGCTCGCGCTGGCCGCGGTCGGCGCGTCGAACCTGACGGTAATTCTCGTGATCGGCATCACGTTCACGCCGATCACCGCGCGCACCGTGCGCGCCGCCGTGTTCACCGAACGCCATCTCGACTACGTCGCGGCCGCGCAGCTGCGCGGCGAACGCGCGCCCTACATCATGTTCGTGGAGATCCTGCCGAACGTGTTGCCGCCGATCATCGTCGAGGCGACCGTGCGGCTCGGCTATGCGATCTTCGCGGTCGCGACGCTGTCGTTTCTCGGCTTCGGTATCCAGCCGCCATCGGCCGATTGGGGGCTCGCGCTGTCCGAGTCGTACACGTTGATGGCGGGCGGCGCGTGGTGGACCGTCGTATTCGCGGCGGGCGCGATCGCATCGCTGGTGGTCGGCGTGAACCTCGTCGCCGACGGCGTGCAGGGAGTGCTCGACCAATGA
- a CDS encoding aldo/keto reductase, giving the protein MSSDIASVSLPGGERIPALGQGTWEMGEQPSRRAAEIDALRCGVELGMTLIDTAEMYGDGATESLLAEALAGLRDKVFLVSKVYPHNASRRGVIAACEQSLKRLKTDRLDLYLLHWRGSVPLAETVDAFDALRRAGKIRHWGVSNFDTDDMEELVAAAGGDACATNQILYNVARRGPEFDLLPWLAERGMPAMAYSPVDHARLPKRSPLDDIADARGVSVFQVALAWVLGKPGVCAIPKAARVEHVRDNHLAAQLRLEAGELAALDGYFKPPRGKRPLEML; this is encoded by the coding sequence ATGAGCAGCGATATCGCAAGCGTGAGCCTGCCTGGCGGCGAGCGCATTCCGGCATTGGGGCAGGGCACGTGGGAGATGGGCGAACAACCGTCGCGGCGCGCGGCGGAAATCGACGCGCTGCGCTGCGGCGTCGAACTCGGCATGACGCTGATCGATACCGCCGAAATGTACGGCGACGGCGCGACCGAATCGCTGCTCGCCGAAGCGCTCGCCGGGTTACGCGACAAGGTGTTCCTCGTCAGCAAGGTGTATCCGCATAACGCCAGCCGGCGCGGCGTGATCGCCGCGTGCGAGCAGAGCCTGAAGCGGCTGAAAACGGATCGGCTCGATCTGTATCTGCTGCACTGGCGCGGCTCGGTGCCGCTCGCGGAAACCGTCGATGCTTTCGACGCGCTGCGTCGCGCGGGCAAGATCCGTCACTGGGGTGTGAGCAACTTCGATACCGACGACATGGAAGAACTGGTCGCGGCAGCGGGCGGCGACGCGTGCGCGACCAATCAGATTCTGTACAACGTCGCGCGTCGCGGGCCGGAGTTCGATCTGCTGCCGTGGCTCGCTGAGCGCGGCATGCCGGCGATGGCCTACAGCCCGGTCGATCACGCGCGCCTGCCGAAGCGCTCGCCGCTCGACGATATCGCCGATGCGCGTGGCGTGTCGGTGTTTCAGGTGGCGCTGGCATGGGTGCTCGGCAAGCCCGGCGTGTGCGCGATTCCGAAGGCGGCGCGGGTCGAGCATGTGCGCGACAACCATCTCGCCGCGCAGTTGCGACTGGAAGCCGGCGAACTCGCGGCGCTCGATGGGTATTTCAAACCGCCGCGGGGCAAGCGTCCGCTGGAGATGCTGTGA
- the fusA gene encoding elongation factor G: MPRKTPIERYRNIGISAHIDAGKTTTTERILFYTGVTHKIGEVHDGAATMDWMEQEQERGITITSAATTAFWKGMAGNYPEHRINIIDTPGHVDFTIEVERSMRVLDGACMVYDSVGGVQPQSETVWRQANKYKVPRIAFVNKMDRVGADFFRVQRQIGDRLKGVAVPIQIPIGAEDNFQGVVDLVKMKAIFWDDASQGIKFEYRDIPAELAATAKEWHDKMIESAAEANEELLEKYLGGETLTEDEIKQALRARTIANEIVPMLCGSAFKNKGVQAMLDAVIDYLPSPVDIPAITGHDEHDKEIERHPNDEDPFSALAFKIMTDPFVGQLIFFRVYSGVVNSGDTVYNAIKEKKERLGRILQMHANERKEIKEVYAGDIAAAVGLKEATTGDTLCDPNHVIILEKMIFPEPVISQAVEPKTKADQEKMGIALNRLAQEDPSFRVQTDEESGQTIISGMGELHLEILVDRMKREFGVEATVGKPQVAYRETVRNKVEDVEGKFVKQSGGRGQYGHAVITLEPSEQGKGYEFVDAIKGGVIPREFIPAVDKGITETLKAGVLAGYPVVDVKVTLTFGSYHDVDSNENAFRMAGSMAFKEAMRKAKPVLLEPMMAVEVETPEDFMGNVMGDLSSRRGMVQGMEDIAGGGGKLVRAEVPLAEMFGYSTSLRSATQGRATYTMEFKHYAETPSNVAEAVINAKKQ; the protein is encoded by the coding sequence GTGCCCCGCAAGACTCCCATCGAGCGCTACCGGAATATCGGCATCAGCGCTCACATCGATGCCGGCAAAACCACCACCACTGAACGCATCCTGTTCTACACCGGCGTGACCCACAAGATCGGCGAGGTTCACGACGGTGCGGCGACGATGGACTGGATGGAACAGGAGCAGGAGCGCGGCATCACGATCACATCGGCGGCCACCACGGCGTTCTGGAAAGGCATGGCCGGCAACTATCCGGAGCACCGGATCAACATCATCGACACCCCGGGACACGTCGACTTCACGATCGAAGTCGAACGCTCGATGCGCGTGCTCGACGGCGCGTGCATGGTGTACGACTCGGTCGGCGGCGTGCAGCCGCAATCGGAAACCGTGTGGCGCCAGGCGAACAAGTACAAGGTGCCGCGTATCGCGTTCGTCAACAAGATGGACCGCGTCGGTGCCGATTTCTTCCGCGTGCAGCGGCAGATCGGCGATCGTCTGAAGGGCGTCGCGGTGCCGATCCAGATTCCGATCGGCGCGGAAGATAACTTCCAGGGCGTGGTCGACCTCGTGAAGATGAAGGCGATCTTCTGGGACGACGCGAGCCAGGGCATCAAGTTCGAATACCGCGACATTCCGGCGGAGCTGGCCGCCACCGCGAAGGAATGGCACGACAAGATGATCGAGTCCGCCGCCGAAGCGAACGAAGAGTTGCTTGAAAAATACCTCGGCGGTGAAACGCTCACCGAAGACGAAATCAAGCAGGCGCTGCGCGCGCGTACGATCGCCAACGAAATCGTGCCGATGCTGTGCGGCAGCGCGTTCAAGAACAAGGGCGTGCAGGCGATGCTCGACGCGGTGATCGACTATCTGCCGTCGCCGGTCGACATTCCGGCGATCACCGGTCACGACGAACACGACAAGGAGATCGAGCGTCATCCGAACGACGAAGATCCGTTCTCCGCGCTCGCGTTCAAGATCATGACCGACCCGTTCGTCGGCCAGTTGATCTTCTTCCGCGTGTATTCGGGCGTCGTCAATTCGGGCGACACGGTCTACAACGCGATCAAGGAAAAGAAGGAACGCCTCGGCCGTATCCTGCAGATGCACGCGAACGAGCGCAAGGAAATCAAGGAGGTCTACGCGGGCGACATCGCCGCGGCGGTCGGCCTGAAGGAAGCGACCACCGGCGACACGCTGTGCGATCCGAATCACGTGATCATCCTCGAAAAGATGATCTTCCCCGAGCCGGTGATCTCGCAGGCAGTCGAGCCGAAAACCAAGGCCGACCAGGAAAAGATGGGCATCGCGCTGAACCGTCTCGCGCAGGAAGACCCGTCGTTCCGCGTGCAAACGGATGAAGAGTCCGGCCAGACGATCATCTCCGGCATGGGCGAGCTGCACCTCGAAATTCTGGTCGACCGGATGAAGCGTGAGTTCGGCGTCGAGGCCACCGTCGGCAAGCCGCAGGTCGCGTATCGCGAAACGGTGCGCAACAAGGTCGAAGATGTGGAAGGCAAGTTCGTCAAGCAGTCGGGCGGGCGCGGCCAGTACGGCCACGCGGTGATCACGCTGGAGCCGTCCGAACAGGGCAAGGGCTACGAATTCGTCGACGCGATCAAGGGCGGCGTAATTCCGCGCGAATTCATCCCGGCGGTCGACAAGGGCATCACGGAAACGCTGAAGGCCGGCGTGCTGGCGGGCTATCCGGTCGTCGACGTGAAGGTGACGCTGACGTTCGGTTCGTATCACGACGTCGACTCGAACGAAAACGCATTCCGGATGGCCGGCTCGATGGCGTTCAAGGAAGCGATGCGCAAGGCGAAACCGGTGCTGCTCGAGCCGATGATGGCCGTCGAAGTGGAAACACCCGAAGACTTCATGGGCAACGTGATGGGCGATCTGTCGAGCCGTCGCGGCATGGTGCAGGGCATGGAAGACATCGCCGGCGGCGGTGGCAAGCTCGTGCGCGCCGAAGTGCCGCTCGCCGAGATGTTCGGCTATTCGACGTCGCTGCGCTCGGCCACCCAGGGCCGCGCGACCTACACGATGGAGTTCAAGCACTACGCCGAAACGCCGAGCAACGTGGCCGAGGCCGTGATCAACGCGAAGAAGCAGTAA
- a CDS encoding Rap1a/Tai family immunity protein encodes MQRNVPPSATRAAAAVLMAAALGLASLANAQTPAQPMSPTLSQGAPAVDPSFSAYSLLQMCKQRTDNVAQGQCVGAVRGIIHGYQYGVLFLGQRGTLPANETQRVSLCLRDVTVASIVDDFINDAAQVPVDALQHTPAEVAVLGSVHQHHPCT; translated from the coding sequence ATGCAACGAAATGTCCCCCCCTCCGCGACGCGTGCGGCCGCCGCCGTGCTGATGGCCGCCGCGTTGGGCCTCGCATCGCTCGCCAATGCACAGACACCGGCACAGCCGATGTCGCCAACCCTGTCGCAGGGCGCGCCGGCGGTCGACCCGTCGTTCTCCGCCTACTCGCTGCTGCAGATGTGCAAACAGCGCACCGACAACGTCGCGCAAGGCCAATGCGTCGGCGCGGTACGCGGCATCATCCACGGTTACCAGTACGGCGTGCTGTTCCTCGGTCAGCGCGGCACGTTGCCGGCCAACGAAACGCAACGCGTGTCGCTGTGTCTGCGTGACGTGACGGTGGCGTCGATCGTCGACGACTTCATCAACGACGCCGCCCAGGTTCCGGTCGATGCACTCCAGCACACGCCCGCCGAAGTCGCGGTGCTCGGCTCCGTGCACCAGCACCATCCGTGCACCTGA